A region from the Leptospira venezuelensis genome encodes:
- the coaE gene encoding dephospho-CoA kinase (Dephospho-CoA kinase (CoaE) performs the final step in coenzyme A biosynthesis.): MTRSSLRTDGAFLVGITGMIGGGKSTATRILEELGGVRISADEIARKYTDPNSPISKELIDSLGTEILDESGQIDRKRIAKLVFGNPEKLKILNSLTHPRIRKEFLEVLGSLEKGSLVLWEVPLLFETDSYTLCDATVCVISDPEVSIQRTVKRDGISREEAEARAKSQLSLQEKAKKADYSIKNTGDLLDLRKECEFLYAELKGRMK; the protein is encoded by the coding sequence ATGACGCGTTCTTCTCTTAGAACTGACGGGGCTTTTCTTGTCGGGATCACTGGGATGATCGGCGGAGGTAAATCCACTGCGACTCGGATCTTAGAAGAGTTGGGCGGAGTCAGGATTAGCGCTGATGAGATAGCCCGCAAATACACGGATCCAAACAGTCCGATCTCTAAGGAATTAATAGATTCCTTGGGCACTGAAATTTTAGATGAGTCCGGTCAGATAGATCGCAAAAGGATCGCAAAGTTAGTATTCGGTAATCCCGAAAAACTAAAGATCCTAAACTCTTTGACCCATCCAAGGATACGTAAGGAGTTTTTGGAAGTCCTGGGCAGTTTAGAAAAAGGCAGCTTGGTTTTGTGGGAAGTCCCACTTCTATTCGAAACGGACTCTTATACACTTTGTGATGCAACTGTCTGTGTGATCTCAGATCCCGAAGTTTCCATACAAAGGACAGTAAAAAGGGACGGGATTAGTAGAGAAGAAGCGGAAGCCAGGGCTAAAAGCCAGCTTTCGCTTCAGGAAAAAGCGAAGAAGGCCGACTATTCTATTAAGAACACAGGGGATTTGTTGGACCTTCGTAAAGAATGCGAATTTTTGTACGCTGAGTTAAAAGGAAGAATGAAATGA
- a CDS encoding SPOR domain-containing protein, producing MKEKVFYVINLDNKRISLLSLFLVGLLFSFFFLGVSVGRKRGQVQDDLALNSNRDNIESLSSSTVNQAMEESSVSSNIKKEEEVKFKNLPPGAEVVDLRSEVSPAKKEEPSKIEVEAPSSSHPEKKLVRKEKESKKSVHTSTRKVAVHKADNDFFVQVAAFKTKEKADELKSSLGGKSYVKKTKNGYFTVRMGNFPSKEDAEKSMKKLPGNLKENALVSKE from the coding sequence ATGAAGGAAAAAGTTTTCTACGTCATCAATCTGGATAATAAAAGGATCTCCCTACTCTCTCTATTTTTAGTAGGTCTTCTTTTTTCATTCTTCTTCTTAGGGGTTTCTGTAGGTAGAAAAAGAGGCCAAGTGCAAGACGACCTGGCTCTGAACTCCAACAGAGATAATATAGAATCCTTATCTTCCTCTACTGTGAACCAAGCAATGGAAGAATCTTCTGTTTCTTCTAATATTAAAAAGGAAGAAGAAGTTAAATTTAAAAATCTTCCTCCTGGTGCAGAAGTTGTGGATTTAAGATCCGAAGTTTCTCCCGCAAAAAAAGAAGAACCATCTAAGATAGAAGTAGAAGCTCCATCTTCTTCTCATCCTGAAAAAAAATTAGTTCGGAAAGAAAAGGAATCCAAAAAATCAGTCCACACTTCGACTCGTAAGGTGGCTGTCCATAAGGCTGATAACGATTTTTTTGTTCAAGTAGCGGCTTTCAAGACCAAAGAGAAGGCAGATGAACTCAAGTCGTCTTTAGGTGGGAAGTCCTATGTGAAAAAAACCAAAAATGGTTATTTTACTGTCCGTATGGGAAATTTTCCGTCCAAAGAAGACGCTGAGAAATCCATGAAGAAACTTCCGGGCAATTTAAAAGAA